The Devosia sp. YIM 151766 genome includes a region encoding these proteins:
- a CDS encoding (d)CMP kinase: MIIAVDGPAASGKGTLASGLARHYRLPHLDTGLLYRAVGLAVAGKEDRPDLEEAAIAAARTLDAAHLADLDALTAAETGVLASKVAVIAEVRAALFDFQRNFALQPDGAVLDGRDIGTKICPDADVKLFIQADSKARMERRAKQLEARGIVVDRYALYHQIEERDARDMLNPHGGFYKADDAHLLDTTLLDIEAALRAAIEIVDRTMALKAGGQTS; this comes from the coding sequence ATGATCATCGCCGTCGACGGACCCGCCGCTTCCGGCAAGGGCACCCTGGCCTCGGGGCTCGCCCGTCATTATCGCCTGCCCCATCTCGATACCGGCCTGCTTTATCGCGCCGTGGGCCTGGCGGTGGCTGGCAAGGAAGACCGGCCGGACCTGGAAGAAGCGGCGATTGCGGCGGCCCGGACGCTCGATGCCGCCCATCTCGCCGATCTGGATGCCCTGACCGCCGCCGAAACCGGTGTCCTGGCGTCCAAAGTGGCGGTGATTGCCGAGGTGCGGGCGGCCCTGTTCGACTTTCAGCGCAATTTCGCCCTGCAGCCGGACGGGGCGGTGCTGGACGGCCGTGATATCGGCACGAAAATCTGCCCCGACGCCGACGTGAAACTCTTCATCCAGGCCGACAGCAAGGCGCGGATGGAGCGGCGGGCCAAGCAATTGGAAGCACGGGGCATCGTGGTCGACCGTTATGCGCTTTATCACCAGATCGAAGAGCGCGATGCCCGCGACATGCTCAATCCGCATGGCGGCTTTTACAAAGCGGACGACGCGCACTTGCTTGATACGACGCTTCTCGATATAGAGGCCGCACTCCGCGCTGCCATCGAGATTGTCGATCGGACCATGGCGCTCAAGGCAGGGGGCCAAACCTCCTAA
- the rpsA gene encoding 30S ribosomal protein S1 codes for MAQQTVTKDDFESMLLDSFVDNDAAEGTVVKGKVVAIEKDLAIIDVGLKTEGRVPLKEFGQAGRDGTIAVGSEVEVYVDRVENAMGEAVLSREKARREESWVKLEEKYNANERVEGTIFNQVKGGFTVDLEGAVAFLPRSQVDIRPIRDIAPLMNVPQPFQILKMDKRRGNIVVSRRAILEESRAEQRSEIVQQLEEGQVVDGVVKNITDYGAFVDLGGIDGLLHVTDIAWRRVNHPSEVLTIGETIKVQIVRINHESHRISLGMKQLQADPWEGIEAKYPIGAKFSGRVTNITDYGAFVELEPGIEGLIHVSEMSWTKKNVHPGKIVSTSQEVDVVVLEVDPDKRRISLGLKQTLQNPWEAFAETNPIGSTIEGEVKNKTEFGLFIGLEGDVDGMVHLSDLDWQKSGEIALDDYNRGDMVKAKVLDIDVDKERISLGIKQLAADELADTGSSDGSGLRKNAVVTTEVVEVNDGGIEVRIADSDVTAFIRRADLSRDRNDQRPERFAKGDKVDARVTQYDRKTGRIQLSIKALEIAEEREAVANFGSSDSGASLGDILGAALKDREQK; via the coding sequence TTGGCACAGCAGACTGTGACGAAAGACGATTTTGAATCGATGCTTCTCGACTCCTTTGTCGACAACGATGCCGCTGAAGGCACCGTCGTCAAGGGCAAGGTCGTCGCCATCGAAAAGGACCTCGCGATCATCGATGTGGGTCTGAAGACCGAAGGCCGCGTGCCGCTGAAGGAATTCGGCCAGGCCGGCCGCGACGGCACCATCGCCGTCGGCTCGGAAGTGGAAGTTTATGTCGACCGCGTCGAGAACGCGATGGGCGAGGCCGTCCTCTCCCGCGAAAAGGCTCGCCGCGAAGAGAGCTGGGTCAAGCTCGAAGAGAAGTACAACGCCAATGAGCGCGTTGAAGGCACCATCTTCAACCAGGTCAAGGGTGGCTTCACCGTCGATCTGGAAGGCGCCGTGGCCTTCCTGCCGCGTTCGCAGGTCGATATCCGCCCGATTCGCGATATCGCCCCGCTCATGAACGTGCCGCAGCCGTTCCAGATCCTCAAGATGGACAAGCGCCGCGGCAATATCGTCGTCTCGCGTCGCGCCATTCTCGAGGAATCGCGCGCCGAACAGCGCTCCGAAATCGTCCAGCAGCTCGAAGAGGGCCAGGTTGTCGACGGCGTGGTCAAGAACATCACCGATTATGGTGCCTTCGTCGACCTGGGCGGCATTGACGGCCTGCTGCACGTCACCGATATCGCCTGGCGCCGCGTCAACCACCCGTCCGAAGTGCTCACCATCGGCGAGACCATCAAGGTCCAGATCGTGCGCATCAACCATGAGAGCCACCGCATCTCGCTGGGCATGAAGCAGCTCCAGGCCGATCCCTGGGAAGGCATCGAAGCCAAGTACCCGATCGGCGCCAAGTTCTCCGGCCGCGTGACCAATATCACCGATTACGGCGCTTTCGTCGAATTGGAGCCGGGCATCGAAGGCCTGATCCACGTTTCGGAAATGAGCTGGACCAAGAAGAACGTCCATCCGGGCAAGATCGTCTCGACCTCCCAGGAAGTCGACGTGGTGGTGCTCGAAGTCGATCCCGACAAGCGCCGCATCTCGCTGGGCCTCAAGCAGACCCTGCAGAATCCGTGGGAAGCCTTTGCCGAGACCAACCCGATCGGTTCCACCATCGAAGGCGAAGTCAAGAACAAGACCGAGTTCGGCCTGTTCATCGGCCTCGAAGGCGATGTGGACGGCATGGTCCACCTGTCCGACCTCGACTGGCAGAAGTCCGGCGAAATCGCGCTCGACGACTACAATCGTGGCGACATGGTCAAGGCCAAGGTTCTCGACATCGATGTCGACAAGGAACGCATCAGCCTGGGCATCAAGCAGCTCGCTGCCGATGAACTGGCCGATACCGGCTCGTCCGACGGTTCGGGCCTGCGCAAGAACGCCGTGGTCACCACCGAAGTGGTGGAAGTCAACGATGGCGGCATCGAAGTGCGCATTGCCGACAGCGACGTGACCGCCTTCATCCGCCGCGCCGATCTCAGCCGCGATCGCAACGACCAGCGCCCCGAGCGCTTCGCCAAGGGCGACAAGGTCGATGCCCGCGTCACCCAGTACGACCGCAAGACCGGCCGCATCCAGCTCTCGATCAAGGCGCTGGAAATTGCCGAAGAACGCGAAGCCGTGGCCAATTTCGGCTCCTCGGATTCGGGTGCTTCGCTCGGCGACATCCTGGGCGCCGCCCTCAAGGACCGCGAGCAGAAGTAA
- a CDS encoding GNAT family N-acetyltransferase translates to MLKDVAWRAMSGYDGAAVFAIARQVHPGFFEAEAVLAEKFTLYRNGCYVLDVGEKPAGYVLSHPWRLGDLPALDTLLGALPADADTFYIHDLALLPLTRGIGAAGHIVAALTKHAMAMGFPTMSLVAVNNSLAFWTRQGFMVETRPELAEKLGGYGSEARYMVKRLV, encoded by the coding sequence GTGCTCAAGGATGTCGCCTGGCGGGCGATGAGCGGCTATGACGGCGCCGCCGTCTTCGCCATCGCCAGACAGGTTCACCCCGGCTTCTTCGAGGCCGAGGCGGTGCTGGCGGAAAAATTCACGCTTTACCGTAATGGCTGCTATGTGCTGGATGTGGGCGAAAAGCCGGCCGGCTACGTGCTGAGCCATCCCTGGAGGCTGGGAGACCTGCCGGCGCTCGATACGCTGCTGGGCGCGCTGCCGGCCGATGCCGATACGTTTTACATCCACGACCTGGCCTTGTTGCCGCTGACGCGCGGCATCGGCGCAGCCGGGCACATCGTCGCGGCCCTGACCAAGCATGCAATGGCCATGGGATTTCCGACCATGAGCCTGGTGGCGGTCAACAATTCGCTCGCCTTCTGGACCCGCCAAGGCTTCATGGTGGAGACGCGCCCGGAACTGGCGGAAAAGCTGGGCGGCTACGGAAGCGAGGCGCGCTATATGGTCAAGCGCCTGGTCTGA
- a CDS encoding integration host factor subunit beta: protein MIKSELVEKLAAENPHLFQRDIENIVNAILDEIGDAMARGDRVELRGFGAFSVKNRPARVGRNPRTGEQVDVGEKYVPQFKAGKEIRERLNRS, encoded by the coding sequence ATGATCAAGTCCGAACTTGTCGAAAAGCTCGCTGCGGAGAACCCGCATCTGTTCCAGCGCGACATCGAGAATATCGTCAACGCCATTCTGGACGAGATCGGCGATGCCATGGCGCGCGGCGATCGCGTGGAGTTGAGGGGGTTCGGGGCATTTTCGGTCAAGAACCGTCCCGCCCGCGTGGGCCGCAATCCGCGCACCGGCGAACAGGTCGATGTCGGCGAGAAATACGTGCCCCAGTTCAAGGCCGGCAAGGAAATCCGCGAGCGGCTCAACCGCTCGTAG
- a CDS encoding lipopolysaccharide assembly protein LapA domain-containing protein has protein sequence MVNRIVGWLILVPFCGLLIAFALANRHLVSVNLNPFLAPAEAGSGGYGIPLFIVLYVVLLIGVLLGGIASWFAQGHHRRRERHWRREAQQLSQELEAQRRKAGPAPASPMSDVDDMLETR, from the coding sequence ATGGTCAACAGGATTGTCGGCTGGCTGATACTGGTCCCGTTTTGCGGGCTGCTGATCGCCTTTGCCCTGGCCAATCGCCATCTGGTCAGCGTCAATCTCAATCCGTTCCTCGCGCCGGCCGAAGCCGGATCGGGGGGCTATGGCATCCCGCTGTTCATCGTGCTCTATGTCGTGCTGCTGATCGGGGTGCTGCTGGGCGGCATCGCCTCCTGGTTCGCACAGGGCCATCACCGCCGCCGCGAACGCCATTGGCGACGCGAGGCTCAGCAATTGAGCCAGGAACTCGAGGCGCAGCGCCGCAAGGCTGGCCCGGCGCCGGCTTCGCCGATGAGCGATGTCGACGACATGCTGGAAACGCGGTGA
- a CDS encoding phosphoribosylanthranilate isomerase: MMGEPVIIKICGIKTYDLLDAVIEAGADMVGFMHFQRSPRHVSIEDLAGLISAARGQVQSCVVLVNPDNSCVAEVAALGPDWIQLHGPETPHRVAAIRAEAGVEIMKALPIGSAEDVAHIAAFTEVADRILVDAKPPKHADRPGGLGERFDWSLLKALDPSVPFMLSGGLTPDNAAEAIAAVQPFGVDVSSGVETAPGVKNKKLIEAFIRNARAAG; this comes from the coding sequence ATGATGGGCGAACCCGTGATCATCAAAATCTGTGGCATCAAGACTTATGACCTGCTCGACGCCGTCATCGAGGCGGGCGCCGACATGGTCGGTTTCATGCATTTCCAGCGCTCGCCCCGCCATGTCTCGATCGAGGATCTGGCCGGATTGATCTCGGCGGCGCGCGGCCAGGTGCAAAGCTGCGTGGTTTTGGTCAATCCCGACAATTCCTGCGTGGCGGAGGTCGCGGCGCTCGGTCCCGACTGGATCCAGCTCCATGGCCCGGAAACCCCGCATCGCGTGGCGGCGATCCGCGCCGAGGCCGGCGTCGAGATCATGAAGGCGCTGCCGATCGGCTCGGCCGAGGACGTCGCCCATATTGCCGCTTTCACCGAGGTAGCCGACCGTATCCTGGTCGACGCCAAGCCGCCCAAACATGCCGACAGGCCGGGCGGTCTCGGCGAGCGCTTCGACTGGTCGCTCCTCAAGGCGCTTGACCCCTCCGTGCCCTTCATGCTTTCGGGAGGCCTGACGCCGGACAATGCGGCCGAGGCCATCGCGGCGGTGCAGCCGTTCGGGGTGGATGTCTCTTCGGGTGTGGAAACCGCGCCGGGCGTCAAGAACAAGAAGCTGATCGAGGCGTTCATCCGCAACGCCCGGGCGGCCGGCTGA
- the trpB gene encoding tryptophan synthase subunit beta: MDGTNSLRNGPDEHGRFGIYGGRFVAETLMPLILDLEKEYRAAKADPAYAAELGDLAVHYTGRPSPLYFARRVTEHLGGAKVFLKREELNHTGSHKINNCLGQILLAKRMGKTRIIAETGAGQHGVATATVCAKFDLPCTIFMGATDVERQMPNVLRMRMLGAEVRAVTAGAGTLKDAMNEALRDWVTNVDSTYYLIGTAAGPHPYPEMVRDFQSVIGTEIKEQFLAQEGKLPDAVVACVGGGSNAIGTFHAFLDDRDVALYGAEAGGHGIAVENGHAASMTGGRPGVLHGNRTYLLQDEDGQILEGHSISAGLDYPGVGPEHSFLHDSKRVTYAPVTDNEALDAFQLLTRLEGIIPALESAHGLAQLMKVAPNMGKDQSIVLCLSGRGDKDVESVGKYLGMLK; encoded by the coding sequence ATGGACGGCACCAATTCCCTGCGCAATGGCCCGGACGAGCATGGGCGTTTCGGCATTTATGGCGGGCGCTTTGTCGCCGAGACGCTGATGCCGCTGATCCTCGACCTCGAAAAGGAATATCGCGCCGCCAAGGCCGATCCGGCCTACGCGGCCGAGCTCGGGGACCTGGCGGTCCACTATACCGGCCGCCCCAGCCCGCTCTATTTCGCCCGGCGCGTCACCGAGCATCTGGGCGGCGCCAAAGTGTTCCTCAAGCGCGAAGAGCTCAACCATACGGGCTCGCACAAGATCAACAATTGCCTCGGCCAGATTCTGCTGGCCAAGCGCATGGGCAAGACCCGCATCATTGCCGAGACCGGCGCCGGTCAGCACGGCGTCGCTACCGCCACGGTCTGCGCCAAGTTCGACCTGCCCTGCACCATCTTCATGGGCGCCACCGATGTCGAGCGGCAGATGCCCAATGTGCTGCGCATGCGCATGCTGGGCGCCGAGGTCCGGGCGGTCACCGCCGGCGCCGGCACCCTCAAGGACGCCATGAACGAGGCGCTGCGCGACTGGGTCACCAATGTCGACAGCACCTATTATCTGATCGGCACGGCGGCGGGACCGCATCCCTATCCGGAAATGGTGCGCGATTTTCAGTCGGTGATCGGCACCGAGATCAAGGAGCAATTCCTAGCCCAGGAGGGCAAGCTGCCCGATGCGGTGGTCGCCTGCGTGGGCGGTGGCTCCAACGCCATCGGCACCTTCCATGCCTTCCTCGATGACCGCGACGTCGCCCTTTACGGCGCCGAGGCCGGCGGCCACGGCATCGCCGTCGAGAACGGGCACGCCGCGTCGATGACCGGCGGGCGCCCCGGCGTGCTGCATGGCAACCGCACCTATCTGCTACAGGATGAAGACGGACAGATTCTGGAAGGCCATTCCATCTCGGCCGGCCTCGATTATCCCGGCGTCGGCCCCGAACATTCCTTCCTGCACGACAGCAAGCGCGTCACCTATGCGCCGGTGACCGACAATGAAGCCCTGGACGCCTTCCAGCTGTTGACCCGCCTCGAGGGCATCATTCCGGCGCTGGAATCGGCGCATGGCCTGGCACAATTGATGAAGGTGGCGCCGAATATGGGCAAGGACCAGTCCATCGTCCTCTGTCTCTCGGGCCGTGGCGACAAGGACGTGGAAAGCGTCGGCAAATATCTCGGGATGCTGAAATAA